The window ACTGACAAGATCGGACCACCATGTTTGAGAGTTTCTCCACTTTTGGTGTTCGGCCAACGTAGTAGATTATAGGGAGTGGGTCCAAAACATCTGGTACGCAGCATGGAGAGATAGAAGCTCCTGGGTTGTTCTGGTTATAGAGGGACAGCACCTGAAACCAACAAACATTGGGTTGTTTTAAGAATAGTGAGAGCTTTTGCTTGTCTcctgttgctaaaaaaaaataataacattgtacTGTTTTCTTTGAGCTTCAAAATGTTGAGTCATGGACTCAAAGCAAATATGCAGATaaggattttttatattttctacataCTTTTTCCTAGTCAGtgggtcaaaaaaaaaactgaagccacAGGTTCAGCATAACATCCAGGAAACTAGATTTTTCAGAAGGTCAGCAATTGCAGTTTTGTCATTTCTATCATGGTGGACTTACTTTAAATTGGTTGGTATAGGTCACTAAAGTTTGAGCCCTCATGGGcccttgtaatatttttttttgtgtgtatccTTCCATTTGTTGGAAGGGCCTTTCATACTTATTTGCCCCCATACTACGGGCCTTACCTTGCTGTACTGTTTGTCCATGCTCCAAATAAATGGACAGCTTCCTAAACAATAATTGGCTTCATATCCTTTGGGTTCATGAATCCATTTCCAGCCAAGGTCCTTCCGGAAGTTAATATAAAGGGGCTTCACACAGCAGTTCTTCCCACTATTCCTGTAATGGGAAcacaaaagttttatatttcttaCCCTTTcttcaatatttgtatattattttttatttacgtATTCTGGTAAAAGTAAACATATTAAATTAGGATAAGTGGTGCAAATAAGTTATGTAAAATTTAGGCAGGGCTTTTGTGATACTAGTAGTTGGTGTTCAGTGATAAGTCAAAGCCACAACTACTTACTGTGTCTTTAAGTCCTTTCTCCTTGCTAGATcgcctaggttctcccatgatagtctaccttttcaagtcctagagagctttaataaatcaggcccatgactGCTATTttaatgctgggaaatgtagtctgacaTATATTGTTCTTCCTGCTTTGGATGTCCCATGATCACATTTATCTGACCCTCCCTCGGGCTGGATTCAGATATGAGAGGAAATAGCTGTAATACAGAGTGCAAGCCTATTTGAGCCATGAAACAGATTTTCCTTTTACCATTTTGTATCTATATCTTGTGTTCAAATATCAACCTTATTGTAATTAGAATTATCTCTTTTAATTTTGCGTTTAGTTGAGTTTTAAGATAAAGTTTGCTACTATATTGTGTCTGCTTTCCAAATATTATATCTGCTTATTGGGTTTTGGCTTCTACAGGggcatttttatattcttttttgttaaatCATGTAGCTGACATCTCCAAGCTGCACAGAAAATTGTTGCTGTCCAGCCACGAGAGGCTAAGCACACTGCACAAGATTTGCACATTGCTGCAGCCGTGACCACAGTGCAGATCTTTGGGCTATTACTACACAGCCAAATGCAACAGGTCAATGTTGTAAACCACACCATGAGCTGCAACAGCTGTGTGTAAGTAAAAGGATCACAACCACTCTCATTCAATTGAATGGGGGAGGATGGGAGCCACAGGTGAGCCCGGCGGCTCACAGTGGGTTTGAAATGACCCTTACAGATTCATTATTTTGTGTATCACTTTCACCTCTCTCTCATAATAACAGTTTTTGCCCCTGGAAATTAATTTCTCCAGTCTTTACCCttttacagttatattttatatttcttgaaTTATATTCTGAAATAGAACACTGTATACAGAAAGCGTGAATCTCATGTATcttccaataaatatatttcttggATCCCTCCTCTTGCTGTTGGAATCAGTCATTCTTTCCAGTTCCTTCATCATAGCTACATTTACCATTAGAGATAAAAGTTCTTCTATTTGCCAAAATCCTGTGAGttcaaatgtaacaaaaacaatGCTGCATTCCCTTGGATCTTTCATTCTTTTGCTCATTAAATCACACATATTCCTAGTTATTTCTGATCACAGGGTGTTGTTAGAATTTGTGGAAGAGAACTTCTTCACACATATTCAGCATTTGTACGGGCcggctgattttttttctgtgatttccATGGTAAAATACCAACTTGATAAGCTAAACTCTAGGtagataaaagacacaaataaatgtcTAGTATACAATACCatatactaaaatgtatatatttaaagcaagaATTAGCGAAGGGGCCAATCAGTTATTCTGCAGTGCAAGGAGCATGCTAGCAGGTGGGAGAGAGAAAAATGATAGGGGATCccaatctgctgcttctccttttagtGTCCAGTCAAAGGGTGCTGGTATGGAAGATACCTGCAGGAGTTTTTAAAGTCAGGTATTTGTGTGGTAGGGAAGCGCTGTATAAATCTTATAAATGGATGCAAGTGAAACATTTGGCCCCCTTTTATACTCATGGTGGTAATTGGTGTAGTTGTCTTCCCCAGATGCATGGCAAACTGCTGCTTTTTACTTGGGAATGGAAAACCACACTGAACATAATACATGAGCTGCCGTGCATTTCTTCCCAAAGCAACCATGTGTCATTTTATGGAACTGTGCTTTCATCTGTCGCAACCCTGTGTATGAAAAGCGTTCCCAACCACTCACATTCACTTGAAAGAAAGAATTTGGGACCGagggtctaaaatggcccttgGTTAATTGGGCTGGAGTTTGTTGGTAAGCTGATTTCCGATTTTGAGAAGAAACTGTACTACAAGGTCATTTCAAATAATTGCCATTCCAATTTATAACATCATTAAATTGGAAGAACCCTCAACCGCTTACATGTACCTGTGAGAAACTTCACTGGACCCCTAAAATGCCCTGAAAAGCCAATTCAAATACTCACCATCCTCAATCACCTTCCTGCCTATGGTAATTCCCATTATTCATAGCGACAAACACGCCACATATGGTATGCAAATATTGTAAAGTGTATACTAACGTGCGGCAATATTCTTCATCCACCGCTCTTTTGCGCCGAGTGCTGGGTGTCTGCTCCAATCTGCCCTCTGGGGTGTATGTGATTAGGAGGTAGGGAAGAGATCTACTGAGTGTGCTGAGAACTTCCATGTCTCCTCGTTTATATGGGAACCCTGAAAAAAACAAGGAGAACATCTGCAGGCCTCCGTGGCATACGAGTCTGTGAAATGATCAGgcttacaaaatataataattgtgatCTCTAGGATAACCTATTACATACAACAGAGAAATCCCTTGATGACTGGTTCTGACAGCTCCCACCACTGTCATACAAATCAGCAAGAACTTAGGTACTGTTCTGCTCTAAATTGAGGCAGCTTACACGGTTCTAGTGATTGGTTGCTCTCACTTTACAATAATTAAACTCAGGAAGCTaaataatgggtctgatttattaaagcctctccaaggctggagaagatacacttttaccagtgaacctgggtgatgtagcaaacctggaaaggatttcctaaaagtaatttggtattttttagcaaatattttcaatccttgaccagatccattccaggtttgctggatcaccaatttcactaatgaaaataaatcctctccagtcttggagagctttattaagtaaGTGTGTGCAGTGGACTTCTGATTTCAAATGTAATGAGCAGTGGTAATGCCTTGTTAAATTATGAATTGTGTAACTTTCAGCACACACAATACCAGAATTCTCGAATTTTTTATACTGTCGGGCTAAAAAGTGTGCCAAACTCAGACCACACTTTGGCTTGACTTCTCAGTATGTTTCAAAAACTTcatggtatttaaaaatgtatgtataaaaatcaTTCTTTTCAGTAGAAATCTGgccaatattaaaagaaaatgtgtttcagCAAAGTTGCcacacagatgaaaaaaaaattacagggtgTTGCTATCAGAAATAGGCAAGCCTATAGCTAATCAATGAGCACCTGGCCAAACCCAGCCCCGGCCACTGGTTACTGAATTGATAATACTGCCGACATCTTTAGACAAAAAACCTTTACTTAATTTAATCTAAATTGTTGCAACAgctaaaacagatttttgtgctgACTACTTGTGTAGTGTGCTggaaaacttccttttttttgggcgcatatgaaaaaaaatgtacttgtttctTCTCTTACCACCAATTTCCAGCTGTTGGTCTTCCCTAGTACTCGAACAAGAACAAGGCGTTTGCAATTTGAAGCTTTGATTTTGTTCTGTAGGagatacaaagaaaatacatttctaggTACACTGAAAGAGATTTATGGCATGTGAGGAATGAGGtgtgcagagttagattgggggactggtgtttggTGAGCACAATAACATTTTAAGACTACTCCATACCATTATGTTTCCTGTTCTATTTCACTGTACAAATTATGCAAGTTTCTTTTAATGACTGTGGTATGGAGACCCACAATGAAATccacaaagtaaaaaattgtCCCCAGACTTAAGTATTCCAAGAAGTCTTAAAGAAATGCTTTGTGCCATACACCACTTTAGTTGCCAAATGTAAAAGCTTGTAGGAAGttattcatatttaatatttcacatttagAATTGTGGTGGTCTTTGTTTAGATACACATATAAAGTTGGTGGATTCATCAGTCTATGGAAGTAACCCATCACTAGCTTCACTCTCTACAAAGAATAAGCTTGACCATGGCTACTCCATAAACAGCTTGGCACCTGTGCCCAATCAAAGTAAGAGGTACAGAGAGTCACAGCTAGTAGTGTGccaaattatgtttaatatttcattagCAGATGATAGCCAAATATTATCTGGTCTGCAGAAGAATCTACAGTCCAGATACCACCACTAGACATAATTTGAAATTCTTACCCAAATGTGGTGTTTTTTTCCATACACTCCCCCAAATACTTAAAGgcaacaaaatatcaataaaaaaaaaattcacactgaTATAtaagtttaaaacataaaattatatataatgtttgaATACAGCAGGGTTGGCCACAcctttttggcttgtgagctacttttaaaattaccaagtcaaaaagatctaccaacaataaaaacttggacttaataaagctacgtacacacttccaattattatcgtttggaaaacgaacgacgaacgatcctgcacgatatctacgaacgatcgtatagcaccgatcctgcacatagagataacgacacgatcattcgtagatattgtacacacaatagatacgatcgtttgagcgatagaggaactatgtgcacgacaggaaagtgaacgaacgttcgttcattacgcatgctcagaccatggacgatcaacgaacgaacgtacacacgaacgatgttcaacgatcgtcgtccaatccgatccgccggtccggtcgttcgttttccaacgactttcctcgttcgtctgcgtcgttggttactttttttacgaacgatttttgcccaatcgatcgttcgtcgttcgttcgtcgttcgttttgaacgataaaaattggaagtgtgtacgcaccttaactcttgTGTCTGGTAGAGAtgattttgaaaggcagggctccgcgatctactcgtgttgcctttgcaatctactggtagTTTGGGATACAACTGTTGCGCACCCCTGGAATACAGGGTGAGGATGGCTCTTTTACAGGTGAGGTTGATATCCCCAAAATTTcatatgtacattatataaattCTGAAACTTTTACAGATTTTCATTTTACACCTGTGTGATGTGAAGCATTTTGCAGAAAGAAATCAAATATGGACCATCCATCACAAAGAACTGTTAAAATCCATGCATAGGTGTCTGTTCTTCAGGTGTCatttatcagaaaatgtttggATGTGAGACACcctcagtggaaaaaaaattccccctAGGAATCAGCCTGTATATATCCTGGTAGAGGATGTATTAACACCTGACCACGCCATCCCCCTAGGACCGTGTGTAtaaagatctggtccaggctgAAGAAGagatgttttatttatgtctCTGTATCAgttgttttattgttctttcttagaaaaaaatctttgagcATACATTCTGTTTATAGATATGGGGgaatgataaatataataataatatgccaaTGGTAAGCAGGCTGGGCGGTGATATGTAGGATATCAAATGTGGATTTATGGCTCAGTGGTTCATGGCACAAATGAAAATGAGGGGCCACCAACCGTAAATCTGTGCCAACCTTGGTGCCAAGTAAACCAGGGGATCATTTACACAGGCACCTTCAGATGCATTTACCCCATGTACAATAGTTTGATAACACCACACATACACTAAAAGcactaaaagcaacatttttctactaaaatagaaatagaatgaattaatgtttttatctcCTTTGGAATCTGGGTTATATACTTTCTGCTTCCTGAACATGTAGACTCTACTCATGCAAGGATCAACCTTTGGCCACCGAGCATAGCTGCCTATGGGGAATCATTCCCTTTTTATTGTTTAGGATCTGGCTGAGAACGTCTACTAGATGTAGAGATCCCATTGCCCATTCCTTTTTACAACCTCCAGGTGGCTGAAAGTCAGTATGGAAGAGTAGGCATTCCTATGCAGATTTATTTTGCATACAGAGCATTCTAGGTAACACCTACACATGTTTCTGGacctaaaatccaataaataccAGGGTGGAACCAAAGACAGGCATGCTGGGAAGAAATGGGTTAGATGGTGCTGACTGCCTCGGTCCATGAAATGAGTAGGTCTAATTTGTTATCTAATGCAAACTTTGAAGCGGTCACAATGCTAAAAGCAACATTAAAGGCAAGGCTGGATTTAAGCTTTTTTGTAACCAGTAATCCGTTGCACATTGTCAATACATAGCTTTCATACAAGTTCTTTGATAGACAAGCCTTTCCACTATTTTACTAACTTTCAGAAGACACATTTCCATGGATGCTACTGCTGAGCTAACACGTCTTGCTATAGAAGTAGGGGTGTCCTTTGCTATGACCCCTGTCATAGGAAACGTCTGTCATATCAGTTTGCACAGTGCTGTGAGTCTCTTCCCCCTCCAATATCACCAGAAGAAAGCATTTCTGTTACCTGTTGAGGTCAGCCATTGCTTTACAGAATCAGTCACATCAAATGAAATCCATTCACTTGCATCGGTTATCCATAGATACATGCTAT is drawn from Pyxicephalus adspersus chromosome Z, UCB_Pads_2.0, whole genome shotgun sequence and contains these coding sequences:
- the TGFB1 gene encoding transforming growth factor beta-1 proprotein; translation: MGLQWMWLLVLLVDLLHVAMSMSTCKAVDMEQVKKRRIEAIRGQILSKLKLTEPPDVESEEMTVPIEVLSIYNSTVDTIQEKIKKEKPVGEEYYSKQVERIEMIRNEHSQSNSKNEFTFTFSAEHVRKVVVTEESLHQAELRIFRKQVEKTPRTEIRVELYKEGINGSSRFLDSMYLWITDASEWISFDVTDSVKQWLTSTEQNQSFKLQTPCSCSSTREDQQLEIGGFPYKRGDMEVLSTLSRSLPYLLITYTPEGRLEQTPSTRRKRAVDEEYCRTNSGKNCCVKPLYINFRKDLGWKWIHEPKGYEANYCLGSCPFIWSMDKQYSKVLSLYNQNNPGASISPCCVPDVLDPLPIIYYVGRTPKVEKLSNMVVRSCQCS